TGAGAAATCCAATACAACTAGGGCTAATAACGATCCCTGTATAACAAAATTATCAACCTATTAAGTGGCCAGTGTCAATACAAACACTGACCGCTTTTTATTAATTGTGTTAATTGCATACCTAAGATCGAGTCGGAAAAAATCAACCTCGGGCTTAGTTCAGCAATAAATCTCTTTAGTCCGTAATGCAGCAATCTTACGCTTAGTTCCGCAATAGGCGGTATTATACAGCCGTTTCGTTCGACCTGGCTCTGAATGGAGACGACTATGATGAAACAGTATAAACACATTAACGGAAACGACAGGGTAGCTATTCAATTGGGACTGGAAAGAGGCGACTTTTTTAAAACAATAGCTGAAGCAATCGGCAAACATCCTTCATCTGTGGCAAATGAAGTCAGAAAATATCGTGAGTTTAAGAAGTGCGGCGCACAGGGAAACGTCTTTAACGACTGCGCCCACAGGTTCGACTGCAGGAAAACAAATCTTTGCGACTCACCACAGTGCAGACGAAAGAATTGCCGGTTCTGCGCCAGATGCCGTGATCACTGCGGCGAGTATGAGCTGGAAAGGTGTGCCAAGCTTGCCAAGCCGCCGTATGTCTGTTATGGATGTCGGCAGAAACAGCATTGCACTCTTGAAAAAGCTTTTTATGACGCAGGGATTGCAAACCAGACCTCTTTGAACGTACTCTCCGAATCACGCATGGGCATCAATGCAGATGAGGAAGATATGGAATGCTGGACGAAGACAATCGTGCCTTTAATAAAGCGCGGTCAGTCACTGTATCATATCCTGCATACGACCTCTGACACTGCGAATTTACCGTCGCAGAGGACTTTGTATTCATACGTCGAAAAGGGGGGTCTATCCGGTGTATGCAGCCTGGATCTGCCCCGACAGGTAAAGTACAAGAAGAGGTATGTTAAGCGGACTAAAACCGATACCGCTTACCGCAAGGGGCGGAGTCACGAAGAGTTTCTTAAGTACATGGAAGAAAACCCGGACACTCCTCTTGTCGAAATAGACTCGGTTGTCGATGCAGGAGGAAAGCACGCGATACTTACAATGCACTTTGTGGAAATAAGCATGATGCTGGCATATTTAAGGAACGGCAAGGACTCGCAGAGCGTCGTCAATATATTCGACACGCTGACGGAGTCTTTGGGCCTTGAGAAATTTCGCGAATTGTTTCCCGTCATCCTCACCGATAATGGAAGCGAATTCTCAAATCCGGAGATGCTTGAAAAAACCTCTTCAGGCGAATCACGCACGAAAATTTTCTTTTGCGAGCCGTACTCCTCATATAAGAAAGGCGCTATAGAAAACAATCATGAACTTATTCGCAGGATACTGCCGAAGGGCATAAGCTTCGAAGGACTTGCCCAAAAAGACATCACGGATATGATGAACAACATCAATTCTTATGCAAGGAAAAAGCTGAACGGCCATACGCCTTACGACATGTTCAGCTTTCTCCATGGCGCTGAGAGCGCCGGGCTGTTGCGAGAGCTCGGCCTCAAAGCTGTTAAAGCAAAGAGTGTGCTGCTTACGCCAAGTCTCATAAGCCGTAAGCAACCTAAGTAAACTATAGTACAGGTCGGACGGAAAAACAATACCTATAACCGTAAAAACAGGTCGCGTTTACCAATGCAAATTTTGTTCAAATACGCCTTGTAAGATAGGTTTGTGTCAAATTAGGCGCGTTTTTTACTTCAGGAGCATGAGAAGCAAGCGATGCTTCTCATATCCTTACTCCCAGCACTTGTTCTCAACTCATATATTACTTCTTGTAAGATAACGTAATCGCGCTTAATCTTGCAAGACTCTGCTCATCGCGTTTACATTTGCAAACTTGGGCTTAGTTTTACAATCGACGGCTTTTTATTAATCTTAGCCTATTCAGGCATCCGTCCTTCATACATTACAGCTAGTTCACCAAGGATACTGCGCCAGTTCCTAACTGGCATACTCCATTTTTTGGTCGCCTCAAAAGTAGCCAGATATAAGGCTTTTAAAAGGGCGCCTGCGCTGGGGAATACGCTTCTTTGGCTGTTGAGCCTGCGATAGCTGGAATTAAGGCTTTCTATCGCGTTTGTCGTGTAAATGACCTTTCTTACCTGGCAAGAAAATTTAAATATCGGAGAGATCGTATCCCAGTTGCGCTCCCACCCCTTCACTGCATTTGCATATTTTGATCCCCATTTCTCAGCAACACGATCCCTGGCTTCCAGCGCATGGGACTCGTCGGGAGCTTGATAGATTGTTTTCAGGTCTGCGGCAAATTCTTTGCGGTCTTTTTCAACCACATATTTCATAGTGCTCCTGACCTGATGTATAAGGCAGCGCTGGTATTCGGTCTGCGGGAACGCACTTTCGACTGCTTCGCGCATTCCGCTAAGGCCGTCTGCACAGAGAATGAAGATATCCCTTACACCACGGTTCTTCAGGGAATTCAGGACTGTCAGCCAGTATTTGGCGCTTTCATTTTCCCCCACCTGCAGAGAAAGCACTTCTTTTATACCGTTGCTGTTGATTCCAAGTATTACATAGGCTGCGAGCTTCTTTACTGCGTTATCTTCCCTAACAGAATAATGAATCGCATCTATAAAAACAATGGGATAGACTTCGGAGAGTGGCCTGTTCTGCCATTCTTCGATCTGCGGCATTATCTTGTCAGTCACATCCGATATGAAGCCTTCTGAGACGTCGAACCCGTAAATATCCTGTATCGTTGCCGATATCTGACGGGTAGTCATTCCTTTAGCGTACATAGATATTATTTTCTGGTCTATCTCGGAAATATCTTTTTGTCGCTTTCTTACTATCTTAGGCTCGAAGCTGGATTCCCTGTCCTGAGGAACGTCTATGGAAAACTCTCCAAAACTTGAGTTTACATGCTTTTGTTTGTATCCGTTGCGGTAGTCGCTGCCTTCTGAACGCTGAGATTTCTTATAACCGAGATGTTCGTCCATCTCAGTCTCCATCATCTCTTTAATCGTACCACCCAGAAGATCTTTCAGCGCATCCTGGATATCCTTTGCAGATTTGATATCGTATTCCTGAAGTAGGTATCTGATGATATCTCTTTTCCCGTCTGTCATCTGAACTTTGTGAGTAATCTTCTTATCTTTTGCCATTTAAAAGGCCTCCTGTAAGTAATTTTAATTTATCACAGAAGGCCTTTTTTTGCGATTTCTATATTTACAGAGTTTATTTCATAGGCTCCTTAAATCAGAAATATCCACCTCATATGTCAGCCCTTTTGGTACTTGAGCGGGACGGAGGAACATTACCAGATACCACGGCAGGTATGTAATGCCGTTTTCTGTTTCAATGTTATCCGCGCACAGGACGTAGACGCCGCCAAAGCTCCACCCTTCTACGCCGAGGACGTTGTCCAGCGCCTTGTGCTTTTTGTAGTCGCCGCCGGATTTGACCTCTGCCAAATCGATGCGCATGCCATTCTGTATGACGAAATCGACCTCTCCGTGCCTTTTAGAATCGTAATAGCGAAGTATAAAGCCGTTTGCCTTAAGCTGCAGGGCGATGGCATCTTCCAGAATGCTGCCCATGTTGATCTCAAGCCGTCCGTTAAGAATTTCAAACTGAATGTTATCCATGCAGGCCGCGCAGAGCAGGCCGGTATCATTCATGAACAGTTTGAACAGGCTGTGCTTTTCATTGAGCGCCAGCGGAGGCTTCGGTTCCTTTACATTGTAGCACGGCAGTGCCACGCCGGCGTCGTCCAGCCATTTAAAGCTGTTGTCATAGCGGGTCAGGCGCGCGTTTTTGTCCAGATAGTTGACGTAGAAGCGACGGTTTTTTTCGTTGAGCTGAGTGGGGATGCTGTCAAAAATCGCCCTGATCTTTATCTTGTCGTTCCCTTCGGCATACTGCGCGATATCAAGGCGGTACTGTTCGAGGATATCCCGCTGATTTGTAATCACTCTGCCAATATCATGGGTATCTACATAGGTCTGTACCACCTCCGGCATTCCGCCGACGACGACGTAGCTGTAGAAGAGTTTTTTCATCGTGTTGTGGACTGACTGCGATACCGGCGTTTTATCATCAAAACATTTTTTCAGATATGCGATCGTAGATACCTGCACGCCGTTTGCCCACAAATATTCTTCGAAATCCATAGGATACATACGGTATATTTCCTCAAAACCCACCGGATAAGATTTGACCTCTTTATGCTTTACTCCGAGCATTGAACCGGATTCTATATAATCAAAGCGTCCGTCTTCCACGAGGAACTTAATGGCAGTACGTACATCGGGGCACTTTTGAACTTCGTCAAACAGCACCAACGTCTTCCCTGGTTCCATCGAGCGGCGGACGTAAGCGGTCAGGTTTGTGATGATTGTGTCAGCGTCCAGGCTGCCGGCGAAAATCTCGCAGGCGCCATCGTCAGTAACGAAGTTGATTTCCACGAAATTTTCGTAATTCTGTCGTCCAAACTCACGGATGAGCGTGGTTTTGCCGATCTGACGAGCGCCGATGATGCACAGCGCCTTTTTCTTTTTTGTCCCCTTCCACTCCATTAGCTTATCATATGCTTTTCGCCTCAGCATGAAACGCACCTCGTTTATCGTTGTTCGCGATGGTAGCGTAACATAATTTTATATTTTTAACAACGACATGTCACATTATTCTCAATAAATCGGGCGCTTATGTCACAATATTTTACGCACCGGACGGCAAACGCCGCCGGCGCTGATGGCCGGCGGCGCGCATTGCGTATATAGTGCGGTTCCCCGGCTGTATCCGGCTATTTATGTCTCTGCCGGTACCAGAACGACAGCCCCTGCGCGTTGAGTTCAAGATCGACCGGCAGGGATTCTTCGATCGTCGCGGCGGGGAGTTTTGTGTCGTTTTCCTTTGCCGCCTCGGCGTACAGCTTTGCCAGTCCGGCCTTTATTTTCGTCTTGTCGCCCGCCGCGGCCTCCGTTATCCCGACATATTCCCTTACCCCGTCAATGAGCAGCGCCGCGGTTTCCCTTATGTTTGTCAGTTCGCCGAAGTGGGTGATAAATATCCGCGACGGCGCGAGCGCCGTTATCATCTCTGTCGTCGCGATCATCGCCTCCGGGTCGAACTGCACGGGCGAGGCTGTGGGGAAGGCCCAGCGGCCCCTCTTACCCGTCATCCAAAGGTAGGAGATGCCGAAGGCGTCTCCCGCGAACAGTGAGCGGGTGCTCTTCTCGAAGAATATCATGTGGTGCTTAGCGTGCCCCGGAGCGTCGCGGCAGACGAGAGTCATCCTGCCGAATGTCAGCTCCCTGCCCTCTTCCGGCGCAATGACGCGATCTTCCGGCACGGGGATTATCGTGCCGTAGATGCGCTCCGTCTCCGCGTCGCCGTAGACGGCTTTGACGCCCTCGACGAGCTTTGCCGGATCTGTCATATGGCGCGCGCCGCGTGGGTGGACGACGAGCTTCGCCCGCGGGAATTCCCTCATATAACTGCCCGCGCCGCCGGCGTGGTCCAGGTGGACGTGGGTGACGCAGATGTAGTCGACGGTCTCGCGCTCCACGCCGAGCTCGGCGAGCGCCGCGAGCAGATATGGCAGAGAGGCGTTGTGCGCCGTCTCAATGATCGCGGCGCGCCCCTCCGAGAGAAGGACATAGACCGCCGCCATTCCCTCTATTTCATAATGGCCGTCGACGCCGTATATCCCGTTTCCGTAGTCGTACATTTAAAGAAGTTCCTCCATCTCGTCGAGGGTCTCCTCAAACTGTTTTACGACCGCCTTGACGGGCTCCGGCGTGCTCATGTCGACGCCGGCCCCCTTCAGCAGTTCGATCGGATAGTCGGAGCCGCCCTTCGTGAGGAAGTTCAGATATCTCTCCGTCGCGGGCGCGCCCTCTGCGAGGACGGCCTGCGCAAGCGCCGTCGCCGCCGAGAATCCCGTCGCGTACTGGTAGACGTAGAAGGGGCTGTAGAAGTGAGGGATCCGCGCCCACTCCATTTTCAGCGGTTCGTCGATGATGACCGTTTCTCCGTAATACTTCCTGTTGAGCTCATACCATAGCTCCTTGAGCCCGTCCGGCGTCGTGTCGCCGCCGTTTGCCGCGCGGAGGTGCGCCTCGCGTTCAAAGGAAGCGAACATCGTCTGGCGGTAGACCGTCGTGCGGATATTTTCAAGACGGCGGTTCAGCAGATAGAGGCGGCGTTTTTTCTTCTCCGTCTCGGAGAGCAGGCCGGAGAGGAAGAGCACCTCATTTGTCGTAGAGGCCACCTCGGCGGTGAAGATACAGTAGTCCGCCGTCGCGTAGGGCTGGCTCCTGCGTGAGTAAAAGCTGTGCATGGAGTGCCCCATCTCGTGGACGAGGGTCATGACGTCGTTGAGATTGTTCGTATAGTTCATGAATATATAGGGGTGAGTGCCGTAGGCGCCCCACGAATAGGCGCCGCTGCGTTTGCCGCGGTTCGGGAATATGTCGGCCCAGCCCTCGTCCAATCCCGCGCGGACATTGGCGAGATATTCCCCTCCGAGCGGAGCCAGATAGCGGTACATCATCTCTTTCGCATCGCTCCAGGCGATCTCTTTGAAGGAGTCCGCGACGAGCGGCACATAGAGATCGTACATATGGAGCTCCTTTACCTTCAAGATCCGTTTGCGCAGCTCCATGTAGCGGTACATCGGCGCAAGATTGTTCTCCAGCGTATCCACGAGGCTGTCATAGACCGAAAGCGGAATGTTGTTGGCGTCGAGCGCCTCCGCGAGGGGGGATTCGTACTTGCGGCATTCGGCGTAGAACTTTGAACTCTTGAGCATGCCGTCGAAGGTCGCGCCGAGAGTGTTCTTCATCTCGGCATAGGGCTTGTAGAGCGACTCGAAGGCCGCTTTGCGGACCTGGCGCTTCGGCGAGCGCAAATATGAGACGGCGCGCTCCTCGGACATCTCGACCTTATCGCCCTTCTCGTCGCGGATCGAGGGGAACTCCATGTCGGCGTTCGTCAGCATCGAAAAGACGTTGTCCGCCGTTCCCGCCATATCGCCGGTGCGGGCCAGTATCAGCTCTTCCGCCTCGGAGAGCACGTGCGCGCGCTGGCGCAGCAGCTCCCGCAGCGAGAAGGAGTAATCGGCCAGCTCGGGCGCCCTCGCGAACTCCTCCAGCCGTTCGTGCGGCATCTCAAGTATCTCCGGCGTGACGTAGCTTGCGCAGGCGGAAAACTCCACCGAAAGGACGGAGACCCTGTTGGCCGGCCCCTGATATTTCGAGTCGGCGGTGTCCTCGTGGCTCTTCATGTTCGCGTAGACGAAGAGCTTGCCGAGCGTTATCGAAAGTTCGTCGCGCAGAGCGAAGAGCTTCGCCAACTGCGCGGGCGATTCGGCGAGCGTTCCCTTGAAGGCCGAAATTTCAGGCAGGCGCGCCTTGAGCTCCGCGAAGTCCTCTTCCCACTTTTCCTGTGAGGGATAGATATCTTCCAGACGCCATTTATAGTCCTCCGGCATCTTTGAACGCTCAGGCAGCGATGCGCCGCGTCCCAGCTCCAGTTCTGTGTTTTTCTCTATAGCCATCATTCATTCCTCCAGTTTTAGTCGTTCTGTCCGGCGGTCTGCGCGCCGACCCCGTCCCCGGGCGTAAAAAATGCTTTGCCGCCGGCCAGAATAGCCGGTTTGTACAAATTGTGCGAATCGGCGGATGCGTCCGGCGGTTTTTATTCTACCTCAATTCGGGCTTGCATATACAGATAATAAAGCGGAAAATATAAACGAAAACACGGCATAAGGCCATAATAACGGGAGGCTGCGATGAAATACGATTTCAATAAATACATGGACAGAAGAGGTACCGACTGCGAAAAATGGGACGGACTCAAGGATGATTTCGGCCGCGGCGATTTGCTGGCGATGTGGGTCGCCGATATGGATTTCCCCGCGCCGCCCGAGGTGCTGGAGGCGATCCATAAGAAGGTCGACGAGGGCGCGCTTGGCTACCCGATGATCCCCGACTCGCTGCGCGACACGGTCCGCGCCTGGGAGAAGGAACACTACGGCTGGGAATTCGGCCGCGAGGCTGTGAGCTGGGCTCCGGGCGTTGTCGCCGGACTCTCCTTCGCGGTGATGGGACTCACTAAGCCCGGCGACCAGATAATAATCCAGACGCCCGTTTATATGCCTTTCTACCGGACGGTCCGCGAAGCTGGGCGCATCATCGCCAAAAACCCGCTTAAATATGAAAACGGACGATACACGATGGACTTCGAGGGGCTGGAAAAACTTATCACGCCTACCTGCCGCACGCTGATCCTCTGCAGCCCGCATAACCCCGTGGCGCGCGTCTGGAGCCGCGAGGAGCTTGAGCGGCTCGCCGACATCGCGATACGCAAAAACATGATCATCATATCCGACGAGATACACCAGGACCTCGTCTACAGCGACGCGAAGCATATCTGCATCGGTTCGCTGCCCGGCATGGCGGAGCGCACCGTCACCTTCATCGCCCCGAGCAAGACCTTCAACATCGCGGGGATGAAGGCCTCCGTCGCGATAATCCCCGACGAACTTCTGCGCGGGATATACGTATCCGTTCTCGAACGGTTCCATCTCAACTCGATAAACATCTTGGGCATCACCGCCATGGAGGCGGCCTACGGCAAATGCGGCGAATGGCACCGCGAACTGGTGCCCCACCTGGAGGGCAACCGCGACTACATGGAGGCCTTTGTGAAGGAGAGGATGCCGAAGGCGCATATGGACCATCCCGAAGGAACCTACATCTTCTGGATAGATTTCCGCGGCTACGGCTTCAACGACGAGACGCTGACAGATTTCCTCGTCAACGAGGCCAAGGTGGCGCTCGATCCCGGCACCTGGTTCGGCGTTGAGGGCGACGGCTTCGCGCGCCTCAACATCGGCACGACCCGCGCCATGCTCAAAGAAGGGCTGGAACGTATCGCCGGCGCGCTCGACATAAGAGAAAACAAAAAAATAGGATAAAGGGGAAATCATTTTGGCTAAGAAATCAGCTCCGGTTCGCTACTGCCGCTTCATGGTCGACGGCCGCTCGTACAGCGGCCAACTGCGCGGCGGCTCGGTAGATATAGTGGAGGGCGATCCCTTCTCGGGGATCATTTCGCAGATACGTCTGAGCTACCCCGTGGAGCGCGTCAAGTTCCTGCCGCCCTTCGCGCCGAAAAAACTATGGTGCATCGGCCGCAACTATGTCGGCCACGTAAAAGAGCTGGAGCACGACATCCCCGAAGAACCGATGGTCTTCCTCAAGGCGACCTCCGCCATCATCGGCGCGAACGACTTCATCCGCATCCCCGCCTGGGCCGGCGTCATCCACTACGAGGGCGAGCTGGCCGTCGTCATCGGCAAGGCCGGCAAGAACATCAGCGAAGAAGATGCCTATGACCACGTCCTCGGCTACACGATAATGAACGACGTCACGGCGCGCGCGCTGCAAAACAAAGACGGACAGTGGGCGCGCGCCAAGAGCTTCGACACCTTCGCGCCCCTCGGCCCGGCGCTGCTGCTGACGAAGGAACTGCCGAAAGAGACCCGCGTGGTGACGCGCCTCAACGGCAAAGTGGTACAAGACGGCGCGATCGAGCAGATGATCTTCCCCATCCCGCGCCTCATCTCCCATATCAGCCGCTTCGCGGCGCTTGAAGAGGGAGACATAATCTCCACCGGCACGCCGCAGGGCGTCGGCGAAATAAAGGCGGGAGACCTCATTGAGGTCGAGGTCGAACCGATCGGCATGCTGAAAAACATCTGCAGCGAATAAAAGACAATTATGCGTAAGCGGATCGTGCGAGACGGCCCTCGATCCGCTTTTGCGGTGATACTCTAAACTAAGACATAACATAATATGTATAAAATGTCAGGAGTGCCGGTATCTATATGACTAAAATATACAGTACCAACGAAATCTGTAAATTATGTGACATCAGCCGCAAGCAGCTGCGATATTATGAAGAACGCGGCATGCTGGCTGGAGTATTGCGTAATGAGAACAATAACTATCGATTCTATACCATCGAGCACATAAAACAGATCATCGCCGCAAAAGAGCTGAAAAACATAAGACTTTCGTTGGACGAAATAAGGGAATTGTTTTTTGAGCATTCCATCAGCGGAGTTCAGCTCACGATTGAGAAAAAAATACAGAGCGCGAAAGAGGATGTGGAACAGAGCCTGCTTCGCTATGAGCAAACGATGGTGGTCTACGCGCGTCTAATGGAAGCGGTTGCGATTTTTAAGAATCACCTGAGCAATAAAAATCACAGAGAGGAATTGTCT
The window above is part of the Cloacibacillus evryensis DSM 19522 genome. Proteins encoded here:
- the pepF gene encoding oligoendopeptidase F; this translates as MAIEKNTELELGRGASLPERSKMPEDYKWRLEDIYPSQEKWEEDFAELKARLPEISAFKGTLAESPAQLAKLFALRDELSITLGKLFVYANMKSHEDTADSKYQGPANRVSVLSVEFSACASYVTPEILEMPHERLEEFARAPELADYSFSLRELLRQRAHVLSEAEELILARTGDMAGTADNVFSMLTNADMEFPSIRDEKGDKVEMSEERAVSYLRSPKRQVRKAAFESLYKPYAEMKNTLGATFDGMLKSSKFYAECRKYESPLAEALDANNIPLSVYDSLVDTLENNLAPMYRYMELRKRILKVKELHMYDLYVPLVADSFKEIAWSDAKEMMYRYLAPLGGEYLANVRAGLDEGWADIFPNRGKRSGAYSWGAYGTHPYIFMNYTNNLNDVMTLVHEMGHSMHSFYSRRSQPYATADYCIFTAEVASTTNEVLFLSGLLSETEKKKRRLYLLNRRLENIRTTVYRQTMFASFEREAHLRAANGGDTTPDGLKELWYELNRKYYGETVIIDEPLKMEWARIPHFYSPFYVYQYATGFSAATALAQAVLAEGAPATERYLNFLTKGGSDYPIELLKGAGVDMSTPEPVKAVVKQFEETLDEMEELL
- a CDS encoding MBL fold metallo-hydrolase; this translates as MYDYGNGIYGVDGHYEIEGMAAVYVLLSEGRAAIIETAHNASLPYLLAALAELGVERETVDYICVTHVHLDHAGGAGSYMREFPRAKLVVHPRGARHMTDPAKLVEGVKAVYGDAETERIYGTIIPVPEDRVIAPEEGRELTFGRMTLVCRDAPGHAKHHMIFFEKSTRSLFAGDAFGISYLWMTGKRGRWAFPTASPVQFDPEAMIATTEMITALAPSRIFITHFGELTNIRETAALLIDGVREYVGITEAAAGDKTKIKAGLAKLYAEAAKENDTKLPAATIEESLPVDLELNAQGLSFWYRQRHK
- a CDS encoding IS30 family transposase, with the translated sequence MKQYKHINGNDRVAIQLGLERGDFFKTIAEAIGKHPSSVANEVRKYREFKKCGAQGNVFNDCAHRFDCRKTNLCDSPQCRRKNCRFCARCRDHCGEYELERCAKLAKPPYVCYGCRQKQHCTLEKAFYDAGIANQTSLNVLSESRMGINADEEDMECWTKTIVPLIKRGQSLYHILHTTSDTANLPSQRTLYSYVEKGGLSGVCSLDLPRQVKYKKRYVKRTKTDTAYRKGRSHEEFLKYMEENPDTPLVEIDSVVDAGGKHAILTMHFVEISMMLAYLRNGKDSQSVVNIFDTLTESLGLEKFRELFPVILTDNGSEFSNPEMLEKTSSGESRTKIFFCEPYSSYKKGAIENNHELIRRILPKGISFEGLAQKDITDMMNNINSYARKKLNGHTPYDMFSFLHGAESAGLLRELGLKAVKAKSVLLTPSLISRKQPK
- a CDS encoding ATP-binding protein, which translates into the protein MLRRKAYDKLMEWKGTKKKKALCIIGARQIGKTTLIREFGRQNYENFVEINFVTDDGACEIFAGSLDADTIITNLTAYVRRSMEPGKTLVLFDEVQKCPDVRTAIKFLVEDGRFDYIESGSMLGVKHKEVKSYPVGFEEIYRMYPMDFEEYLWANGVQVSTIAYLKKCFDDKTPVSQSVHNTMKKLFYSYVVVGGMPEVVQTYVDTHDIGRVITNQRDILEQYRLDIAQYAEGNDKIKIRAIFDSIPTQLNEKNRRFYVNYLDKNARLTRYDNSFKWLDDAGVALPCYNVKEPKPPLALNEKHSLFKLFMNDTGLLCAACMDNIQFEILNGRLEINMGSILEDAIALQLKANGFILRYYDSKRHGEVDFVIQNGMRIDLAEVKSGGDYKKHKALDNVLGVEGWSFGGVYVLCADNIETENGITYLPWYLVMFLRPAQVPKGLTYEVDISDLRSL
- a CDS encoding IS256 family transposase — its product is MAKDKKITHKVQMTDGKRDIIRYLLQEYDIKSAKDIQDALKDLLGGTIKEMMETEMDEHLGYKKSQRSEGSDYRNGYKQKHVNSSFGEFSIDVPQDRESSFEPKIVRKRQKDISEIDQKIISMYAKGMTTRQISATIQDIYGFDVSEGFISDVTDKIMPQIEEWQNRPLSEVYPIVFIDAIHYSVREDNAVKKLAAYVILGINSNGIKEVLSLQVGENESAKYWLTVLNSLKNRGVRDIFILCADGLSGMREAVESAFPQTEYQRCLIHQVRSTMKYVVEKDRKEFAADLKTIYQAPDESHALEARDRVAEKWGSKYANAVKGWERNWDTISPIFKFSCQVRKVIYTTNAIESLNSSYRRLNSQRSVFPSAGALLKALYLATFEATKKWSMPVRNWRSILGELAVMYEGRMPE
- a CDS encoding fumarylacetoacetate hydrolase family protein codes for the protein MAKKSAPVRYCRFMVDGRSYSGQLRGGSVDIVEGDPFSGIISQIRLSYPVERVKFLPPFAPKKLWCIGRNYVGHVKELEHDIPEEPMVFLKATSAIIGANDFIRIPAWAGVIHYEGELAVVIGKAGKNISEEDAYDHVLGYTIMNDVTARALQNKDGQWARAKSFDTFAPLGPALLLTKELPKETRVVTRLNGKVVQDGAIEQMIFPIPRLISHISRFAALEEGDIISTGTPQGVGEIKAGDLIEVEVEPIGMLKNICSE
- a CDS encoding MalY/PatB family protein; its protein translation is MKYDFNKYMDRRGTDCEKWDGLKDDFGRGDLLAMWVADMDFPAPPEVLEAIHKKVDEGALGYPMIPDSLRDTVRAWEKEHYGWEFGREAVSWAPGVVAGLSFAVMGLTKPGDQIIIQTPVYMPFYRTVREAGRIIAKNPLKYENGRYTMDFEGLEKLITPTCRTLILCSPHNPVARVWSREELERLADIAIRKNMIIISDEIHQDLVYSDAKHICIGSLPGMAERTVTFIAPSKTFNIAGMKASVAIIPDELLRGIYVSVLERFHLNSINILGITAMEAAYGKCGEWHRELVPHLEGNRDYMEAFVKERMPKAHMDHPEGTYIFWIDFRGYGFNDETLTDFLVNEAKVALDPGTWFGVEGDGFARLNIGTTRAMLKEGLERIAGALDIRENKKIG